DNA sequence from the Pedobacter schmidteae genome:
TCTTTTTCTGCTGTAATGCGGATAGTTTTTCCGTTTACAACAAGGTTTCCGTTTTCTACAGCAATTGTTCCGTCAAAACGACCGTGAGTAGAATCGTATTTTAACATATAAGCCATGTAATCCGGCTCAACAAGGTCATTAATTGCAACGATATCTAATCCTCTTTTTAAAGCAGCTCTAAAAACCAGTCTGCCGATACGGCCAAAGCCGTTAATTCCAATTTTGCTCATCTTAAATTATTAATTTGAATAGTAGTTTAGTAAATTATATATAGGTTCCTTGGTAATGGTTGTAATTTCGAAGCCGCGTTTTTTTGCGATTGCCCTTAATTGATCCTGAAAATTTCCAGCCACCAGGCCTACAAAATGGATCTCTTTTCCGGGGTGAAGCTTAATAGTAGGCATCAGATACGTGTCAAAGTAAAGTTCAAAAGCCTCATTGATGAGGTCCAGTATGTACTTGTTGTTTCTGTTTTCCAGGAAAAAGTCGAAGAAAGAACTTAGGAACTGTTGTGCCATTGGTTTTTTATATACTCTTTCCAGAATTTGCGGCCTGTCCAGGTTGTACTTCTGTTCAAACTCTTTCTGCAGATCGGCAGGGAGCTTGTTTTGAAGGAAACGTTTTAAAATGGTTTTTCCGAGGTAATTGGCCGAACCTTCATCGCCAAAAACATAGCCTAATCCATAATTGTTTTTTTCTGGCTTTTTACCGTCAAAATAGGCACAGTTAGCTCCGCTGCCCAGAATAGCTACAATGCCACTATTGTTGTAGCAGGCAGAAATGGCCGCACCGAACAGGTCATCTTTTACTGTTATTTTGCTGTATCTGAAAAACATACCCAATGTTTTTGCGAGTTCATCTCTCCTTTCATCAGAAGAGGCTCCGGCGGCAAAAACATAGATCTTTTTGATGCTCTCGGCATGATTGATCAGGATTGTTTTTTTATTTAAGTAGTGTAGAATAGTTTTCTGATCGTTGAAACAGGGATTGATTCCCGGCATGGTACATTCGGCAATAGTTTTTCCATCTCTGGCAATTTTCCAGAAAGCTGTTTTCGATCCGCTGTATACTATTGCTATCATAATTATATCGACAAAACTTTAGTCATTTCCAATAAGTCACTTTCCAGTTTAAAGGTATGCCTGGTTAGGGCTTCTTCAATGCTGGTTGTTTTCACTTCATTGCCTCTAAGGCCTACCATTTGCATGGTATTTCCTTTAAGCAGTTCGTTTACTGCGGCAAAGCCGAGTCTGCTGCCCAGGATCCTGTCGAAACTGCTTGGACTACCCCCTCGCTGAAGATGGCCTAAGATAGTGACTTTGGTGTCATAATGGTTAAATCTTTCTTTAACTTTTTTTGCAACTTCGTAAGCACCACCATCTTTATGTCCTTCAGACACAATTACAATGCTGGATGTTTTCTTGGTAGAAGCACCGGATTCCAATTGTGAAATGAGTTCATTCAGGCTGGTTTCTTTTTCGGGTAAAAGTACTGCTTCAGCACCACTTGATATGGCACTTCGCAAAGCGATACAGCCCGAATCCCTGCCCATCACTTCGATAAAGAAGAGGCGGTCGTGCGAGTCGGCCGTGTCTCTGATTTTATCAATAGCTTCTATGACGGTATTTATGGCCGTGTCGTACCCAAGGGTGAAATCCGATCCATAAAGGTCATTGTCGATAGTTCCGGGTACACCCATTACGCGGATGCCGAATTTTTCTCCGAAACGTTTAGCACCTGTAAAGGTTCCATCTCCTCCAATAACAACAAGTCCATCTATGTCATGAGCCTGCAGGTTTTTGTACGCAAGGGCCATTCCTTCATCGGTTTTAAACTCCAGGCAGCGTGCTGTTTTCAATACGGTGCCTCCCAGATGAATGATGTTGCTGACCGATCTTGCATTCATTGGATTAATATTATTACTGATTAATCCCTGATATCCTTGCAAAACTCCAAACATATTTATACCATTGTATATTCCGGTTCGTACAACTGCTCTGATGCAGGCGTTCATTCCGGGAGCATCTCCTCCAGATGTTAATACTGCGATATTTTTGATATTTGGTTTCATGATTTATATTTACGAATATAGCGTGTATTTTTTACACTAAGTAATTTATTTTTTATTTTCCTATGTTAATAGGAAACAAGTATATTTATTTGCTTTAATATTTAAAAAATTAATGTTTTGAAAGAAGTCTTACCAAAATTTAATTCCACTTTCTCGATTGATTGTGTGTTGTTCGGATTTGATGAAGGAGAATTGAAAATTCTTTTAATTGAAAGGAACGAAGAGCCTTTTAAGGATTGGTGGGCCTTGCCCGGTAACCTGGTTGAAGAGGATGAAAGTTTAGACCAGTCTGCTACCAGGATTTTGCATGAGCTGACCGGCCTGAGTGATATTTTTATGGAACAATATTACACTTTTGGTGATGTAAACAGGCACCCTCAGGGCAGGGTAGTGAGTATAGCCTATTATGCGCTTTTGAGGTTGGGTGGCGATAAGGTGGTAAAACCCATCAGCAATTATGCTAAACAGGCCTATTGGCGCAATGTAAAAGATTTGCCGAGGCTGGCATTTGACCACCAGCAGATTTTTGAAAAAGGAATGGAGAAGATCAAAAGGCGCATCAAACATCAGCCTATTGCCTTCGAGTTGTTGCCTGAGAAGTTTACCTTAACCCAGTTACAAAATGTTTACGAAGTGATTTTGAATAAAAAACTGGACAAAAGGAATTTCAGGAAAAAGATGTTGAGTTTTGGCGTGCTCAGGGATTTGAACGAAAAACAGTATGGGGTTTCGTTCAGGGCAGCTACTTTGTATAAGTTCGACAAACGGAAATATGCAAAGTTGTTTGGAAAAGAGATCTCTTTTTAAGTCGCTTTTTTTCGGAAAGAATAACTCATAAAAAGAGGGTGTATCATAAATCATGATCACCCTCTTTTGGTATTTGTGTGTTTAAAGTTTACTTTGTAGCTACGTGCAGGTGGTAATTCACCAGATCGTCTATAGGTGAGCGGATAATTTTGCCGATGCCCATTTCATATCTGTCGGCCACTACGCTCAGTACATCTCTGAAGCTGTAGCCTACCGATCCTACACAATTTAATTTGTAGTCCTTGTAGTTTGGATAATGGGTAACCAGGTTATCAAAAAATGCTGTAAAAGCCTGGTCTATAGTATTGAAGGCGTAATCTTCGTAATTGTCTTTAAAGTCGTACAAAAACTTGCTAAAGCCGGCGCAAAAGCGGTTAGGCAAAGGCTGGTTGTAGATATGATCAAAAATATCTTCGTTTGTTAATGCGAAGTTGTCATAAAAACTTTCTCTAAGCCCTTTGGGCATATAGCCTTTCATGTAATCGCTTAATATTTTTTTGCCGATGTAGCAACCGCTGCCCTCATCGCCTAAAAAGTAACCCAGCGAGTCGATGTTAAGGGTAATGTCTCTTCCATCATAAAGGCAGGTATTGGTACCTGTTCCTAATATCGCAGCAAAACCAGGCTCGTCGCCCAATAAAGCTCTGCATGAAGCTAATAAATCGTGACCAATATTGATTTTTGCATTAGGAAATACCTGTTGCATGGCATCGGAAACAATTTTACGATTTGTTTCGGTCGAACAACCTGCACCATAGTAATTTACTTCAGTCAGTTTTTCTGTCTCCAAATGATCAGGAAGGGATTTTGATAACGACTCGACAATGTAGTCGGTTTTGGAAAAATATGGGTTATAGCCTTCAGTATTAAAAAGAATTTTTCTACCAGCTTCATTAATTAAACACCAATTGGTTTTGGTCGAACCACCGTCTGCAATAACTATCATCTTAATTCGTTTTTTTCGGGATAAAAGTAAATAGTTCTGTCGTTTTTGTATCCGTTTTACTCATAAATTTATTTTTTTTGGTTTTGGTTGTCTAATTGTTTTTCTGCGTTTAAATGCTAAATAAGTAGGTTTTAAATCTTTTTTATTGGTGTTTTTAGGTTAAGATATTGTTAAATAAACACTAAGCTAAATTACACTTGTTATTTTAAAATCCAAATTTAAAATTCAGTACCCAAAAATAGCCCTAACCGGGCTGTTTTTTGTGCCAGGTTTTATGCCTACATTGAGGTTAATTTGAATATGCTTTTGTAATACAGTGTGAAAAACTAATAAGTAGCCCTTAAATATATATACTAATGAAAATAGATCTGAGAAGTGATACCGTTACTGTGCCCGACCAGGGGATGATGGATGCCATGATGAGTGCTAAAGTTGGGGATGATGTGTTTGGTGAGGATGAAACTGTAAATAAGCTTGAGCATCAGCTTGCGGCGATGTTCCATATGGAGGCAGGATTGTTTTGCCCTTCAGGAACGATGAGCAACCAGATAGCCATTAAGTGTTTTACCAGGCCAATGGACGAAGTGATTTGCGATCAGGGCTCGCATGTATACCGCTATGAAAGAGGGGGGATTGCCTATCATTCGATGGCTTCGGTGCGTCTACTAAACGGAGTAAGAGGTATCCTGAGTCCGGAATTGATAGAACCGGAAATTAATGAAGACAATATCCATTATCCGAATTCCAGTTTGGTGGTGTTGGAAAATACGGCCAATAAGGGTGGTGGGGCCTGTTACAAGCTGGCTCAGATAGAGCCAATCCACACGCTTTGTAACATTAAAGGGCTAAAACTGCATCTGGATGGAGCCAGAATTTTTAATGCTTTAACGGCTACAGGCGATGCGGCTGCGGCGTATGGTCATTATTTTGATGGTATTTCGGTTTGTCTGTCGAAGGGGCTGGGCGCTCCGGTAGGCTCGGTATTGCTGGGGTCTCATGATACCATCAAAGAGGCCAGAAAAATAAGAAAGGCCTTTGGCGGTGGCATGCGCCAGGCTGGTTTTCTGGCGGCAGCAGGAATTTATGCATTGGAACATAACATCCAGAAGTTGGCTATTGATCATCATCATGCAAAGACATTGGGTGATGCATTGAGCAGGACCAACTATGTGGCCTCGGTGTTGCCTGTTGAAACTAACATTGTGGTTTTTGAGGTAAAGGCAGGCATAAAGCCGGTAAGTGTGGTTCATCATTTGTCGGAAAAAGGCATTTTGTGTAATGTGACCGGCCATAATACGGTAAGAATGGTGACACATTTAAATATTTCTTCAGAAATGATAGACAGGGCTGTAGAAAACATAATACATTTGCATCTATAGCACATTACTAACTTTTATCTGTTCATGAAGAAAATTCTTATAGCCAACCGGGGCGAAATTGCTTTGCGTATTATGCGTTCTGCCAGAGAGATGGGGATTAAAACCGTTGCAGTATATTCCGAGGCTGATCGTTCTTCGTTGCATGTACTATATGCTGACGAGGCCGTTTGTATTGGCCCGGCCCCTTCCAATCAATCGTACCTGATAGGCGAAAAGATCATCGAGGCTTGTAAAATTACCGGTGCCGAGGCAATCCATCCGGGGTATGGCTTTTTGTCGGAAAATGCGGCTTTTGCGAGACTGGTTAAGGCCTCTGGGCTCATCCTGATAGGCCCTACACCCGAAGCGATGGAAATTATGGGCAATAAACTGTCGGCCAAGGCTGCGGCCCTGAAATACCAGATTCCTATGGTTCCGGGAACAGAA
Encoded proteins:
- the pfkA gene encoding 6-phosphofructokinase, which translates into the protein MKPNIKNIAVLTSGGDAPGMNACIRAVVRTGIYNGINMFGVLQGYQGLISNNINPMNARSVSNIIHLGGTVLKTARCLEFKTDEGMALAYKNLQAHDIDGLVVIGGDGTFTGAKRFGEKFGIRVMGVPGTIDNDLYGSDFTLGYDTAINTVIEAIDKIRDTADSHDRLFFIEVMGRDSGCIALRSAISSGAEAVLLPEKETSLNELISQLESGASTKKTSSIVIVSEGHKDGGAYEVAKKVKERFNHYDTKVTILGHLQRGGSPSSFDRILGSRLGFAAVNELLKGNTMQMVGLRGNEVKTTSIEEALTRHTFKLESDLLEMTKVLSI
- a CDS encoding NUDIX domain-containing protein encodes the protein MKEVLPKFNSTFSIDCVLFGFDEGELKILLIERNEEPFKDWWALPGNLVEEDESLDQSATRILHELTGLSDIFMEQYYTFGDVNRHPQGRVVSIAYYALLRLGGDKVVKPISNYAKQAYWRNVKDLPRLAFDHQQIFEKGMEKIKRRIKHQPIAFELLPEKFTLTQLQNVYEVILNKKLDKRNFRKKMLSFGVLRDLNEKQYGVSFRAATLYKFDKRKYAKLFGKEISF
- a CDS encoding N-acetylglucosamine kinase — encoded protein: MIVIADGGSTKTNWCLINEAGRKILFNTEGYNPYFSKTDYIVESLSKSLPDHLETEKLTEVNYYGAGCSTETNRKIVSDAMQQVFPNAKINIGHDLLASCRALLGDEPGFAAILGTGTNTCLYDGRDITLNIDSLGYFLGDEGSGCYIGKKILSDYMKGYMPKGLRESFYDNFALTNEDIFDHIYNQPLPNRFCAGFSKFLYDFKDNYEDYAFNTIDQAFTAFFDNLVTHYPNYKDYKLNCVGSVGYSFRDVLSVVADRYEMGIGKIIRSPIDDLVNYHLHVATK
- a CDS encoding low specificity L-threonine aldolase, with translation MKIDLRSDTVTVPDQGMMDAMMSAKVGDDVFGEDETVNKLEHQLAAMFHMEAGLFCPSGTMSNQIAIKCFTRPMDEVICDQGSHVYRYERGGIAYHSMASVRLLNGVRGILSPELIEPEINEDNIHYPNSSLVVLENTANKGGGACYKLAQIEPIHTLCNIKGLKLHLDGARIFNALTATGDAAAAYGHYFDGISVCLSKGLGAPVGSVLLGSHDTIKEARKIRKAFGGGMRQAGFLAAAGIYALEHNIQKLAIDHHHAKTLGDALSRTNYVASVLPVETNIVVFEVKAGIKPVSVVHHLSEKGILCNVTGHNTVRMVTHLNISSEMIDRAVENIIHLHL